The window TAGTGAAACTACCAGCAAAATTAACAACATAACTCCACGGCACTACCCTCACATCCGCAGGTAACGAACCCGTACTATTATAAGTGTTCAAGATTTTGCTGTAGGTGTAAATGAGATTCTGATATCCGAAATAACTTCCCAGAGAACTGTAAGAAGAATAGTTAGGAGCTTTAAAGTAACGATCCATGTATCTCTGCACTTTACCTGCAACAGAAACATAAGAAGCTAAAGATAAGGTACCCATTTTTTGATTGTCCCTAGGTGAACTGGCAGTTTTATAATCTCCAGTGATACCCGTGGCTGTAGTGTCCTTATTATAAATTTTTTGGGTCACAGTAGTTAAAAGTTTAAGAAACGTTGGCATGTTAAGGGTAGTGGTAAACGATTCCCCTCTAAGATTAATTCCACTAATAAGCACACCACTCGGGAGCTTTTGATTGGTTTCCACATATTCCTGAACCCAACCAGCAGCCTCAACAGTCTCATCAATAGTGAAACTACCAGCAAAATTAACAATAAGATTCCAGGGCATCACTTTTATGTTGACAGGTAATGATCCCGTACTATTATAAGTGTTCAAGATTTTGCTGTAGGTGTAAATGAGATTCTGATACCCGAAATAACTTCCCAGAGAACTATAAGAAGAATAGTTAGGAGCTTTAAAGTGACGATCCATGTATCTCTGCACCCTCCCTGCGATTGAAATGTAGGTGGACTGAGAGATGGCGCCAATTTGTTGGTTATCTTTGGGTGATGTAGGAGCGTTGCATTTTATATATTCAACATTTCTGGTGTCTTTGTTGTAGATTCTCTGAGTTACAGTGGTTAAAAGTTCCAGGAATGAAGGCATGTTCACATCTATGCCATTTATAGTCACATAAGCAGGAAGTTCTTGGTTGGTTTCTATGTATTCCTGAACCCAACTGCTTGCTTCAATTATCTGATCTTGGGTGAATGTCACACTTCCAGCAGCAGCATATTTAGTTTCAGTGTCTGTTGTTGGATCCGTCTGGTTATCAGTTGGTGTTTGATTATCAGATGTGCCTTCTATTAAAGTTTGGCTGTTATTAGTTGTGTTTATTGAATTATTTTCTTCAGTTGCGCTTACTACGCTCATGCCAAGAACCATTACTAAGCTAAATATCAATATTGTAATAACTGCTGTGTTTCGTTTGATTGTAACACTCTCCTCCCCATCAAGAAAATTTGTATGAAATTTAATTTTGTGATGAATAAGATCATTTTTACACGTTATATAAATTTTCTGATCTTTTTTCAAAAAAGATAAGGTTTTCCTATCATTTTCTCAGGATTAATAACGTCATAGATGATCAAATTTGTTGTACATGGTTTGTGGTTTATTTTTTAATCTATTACATCTCTACAAAGTAATCCCTATATATTCTTTAAAAAAAGTTTAGGGAAAATTTGACAAGTTTAAGCCTGATTAATCAAATTTTTGATAATATTTAAAAATGTTTATATACATTATTTTACAAAAAGGATAGCATGAAAGAAGACACTACACGTGAAATAATCTCTATAATCGCTATTATTTTAGGGGTTTTAATGCTTATTTACCCCCAACTGGTAGGATACCTTGCAGGATTATTCCTGATAATATATGGTATACTGGAACTTATCAAGTAACTCATTAAAAAAAAGTTTCTAAATCAGTACGATATTATAGCATGCCAGTAATCTGATCTAAGGCCTCACCTGGCTCCAGTACTCCTGCCCTAGTTTCTCTTAGAACCCTCTGGATGGAAAAACGTCTCATGTGAGGCTGTTTTTTATGTACCACCCCCAACAAGGGACATCCATAGCTATGCCTTTTTTTAACCCCCCATTTGTTAGTTATGTCTTTAACATCGCCTTTTTTAAAAGATAACACCGCAGGGAGGTTAATTCTCAAAACTTCACCTTCCTTCTGGAAAGAATTTGCTCCGGTAGATAGAAGATCTCCATATATAATAAAAGGAATTCTGTTTTCCCTAGCAAATCCCATTATGGTTTGTTCAATAATCCCAGAACATCTTCCACAGGGGTGGAATCGTCCCTCCAGGGAACCATCAATGAGTTCCTGCATATTCACATCCAGATAGATGTGTTCTACCCCAAGTTTTCCGGCGAGTTTTTCTGCACTCTCCTGAAAATAACTAGGAAGAATGATATCCCCCGGGTTTACAGTGACAGCCAGGGGATTGAATCCCAATATTTTGGCAATTATCAGGGACGCGCTGCTGTCCACACCTCCTGATAATGCCACCACAGTTCTAAGTTTATCTTGTTTAATTTCAAGAATGTCGCTTTCCATCTCAGAACCTGTTTCTTCTATCTCAAGATTGTTTTCACTCTTTTTATTAACTTTTTCACCATGAAATTCATCAGTAGTCAGTTCAGTATAATTGAACTTCTGCAAAAGAGATTCAACATTGTAAGGATTGTTTATACGATCTTCAAGGAGATTAGCTAAACTAAGAAGGGGCATGTTCTCAGGGTAGTTGTATTCTGTAATAATCTCTTTTAATTTAACCAGGGCAAGTTTCATTCGGTACAATGGAACTATAAAATCAGAATAGGCTTCAACATGGATGGAATCAACTCCCAATTCTTCACGGAGTCTGCCCACTACCCAACCTCCCTTGCCGATTATCACTGATTTTTCAGGACGATCCGGAGTTATGATTAGAAGATTTCTGGTTTTTTTTTCAAAAAATAGGTTAGATATACCAACTTCAACATCTTTATGACCTATATCCCTTCTTATTCTAGTGATTAATGATATCAATTCCTGTTTTTGAATTTTCAAGAGTAGTTCCCCAGTTATATATAAAAAAATCATTAGGTGAAAAAAACCAAGAGTATGCTAAAAAAGATATGAAACTAATGCCCAATGTCATTTCCGGGTGTAAGTCCCCCTTAACTGACCTTCATCAAGTACATGGTTTTCCATGGCTTTTAAAAGTTCTCCTTTGGTAGTTCCTGCAGGAAGGTCCAGTTTAGTATCTAAGACATAGACTTTGAAGTAATAGCGGTGAGTTCCACTTGGTGGGCAGGGTCCACTGTATCCGATATTTCCCCAGCTGTTAGCACCCTGCTTTGCACCATTTTCAAGTTGTTCCCGGGGCATCACCATCTCTGGTAAGCTGCTGGTTTCAGGGGGCAGATTAAAAATCACCCAGTGGATCCAGGTGCCCCCTGGTGCGTCAGGATCATCACATATAATGGCCATACTACCCTCATCAGGTATTAATAACCGGGAAAGATTCCAATTGAGGGGAGGGGAAATATTTGAACCTTCACAACTATATTTGGGAGGTATAGGCTGTCCATCATCAAATGCTGTGCTTGAAACTTTCATAACCATCAAAATCATCCCTACTTGTGTTAATTTTCTTATATTTTCTGTTTAACATTTATACGGCAAACTATTTATATGTGGAGTGGTTTTACAACACCCCATTGGATGCTGGTTTTAAGTATAAGGAACTTATGATCATAGACACTTGTAACTGAATGTTGAACTTACCCATTGCCAATTATGGTTTTCAAAGTGAACATCTTTAAGGTTA is drawn from Methanobacterium petrolearium and contains these coding sequences:
- a CDS encoding YbhB/YbcL family Raf kinase inhibitor-like protein; protein product: MVMKVSSTAFDDGQPIPPKYSCEGSNISPPLNWNLSRLLIPDEGSMAIICDDPDAPGGTWIHWVIFNLPPETSSLPEMVMPREQLENGAKQGANSWGNIGYSGPCPPSGTHRYYFKVYVLDTKLDLPAGTTKGELLKAMENHVLDEGQLRGTYTRK
- a CDS encoding DUF3096 domain-containing protein yields the protein MKEDTTREIISIIAIILGVLMLIYPQLVGYLAGLFLIIYGILELIK
- a CDS encoding 7-cyano-7-deazaguanine synthase, which codes for MKIQKQELISLITRIRRDIGHKDVEVGISNLFFEKKTRNLLIITPDRPEKSVIIGKGGWVVGRLREELGVDSIHVEAYSDFIVPLYRMKLALVKLKEIITEYNYPENMPLLSLANLLEDRINNPYNVESLLQKFNYTELTTDEFHGEKVNKKSENNLEIEETGSEMESDILEIKQDKLRTVVALSGGVDSSASLIIAKILGFNPLAVTVNPGDIILPSYFQESAEKLAGKLGVEHIYLDVNMQELIDGSLEGRFHPCGRCSGIIEQTIMGFARENRIPFIIYGDLLSTGANSFQKEGEVLRINLPAVLSFKKGDVKDITNKWGVKKRHSYGCPLLGVVHKKQPHMRRFSIQRVLRETRAGVLEPGEALDQITGML